In one Antennarius striatus isolate MH-2024 chromosome 1, ASM4005453v1, whole genome shotgun sequence genomic region, the following are encoded:
- the cdh15 gene encoding cadherin-15 — protein sequence MVARMLMLYVLGSLLFQVWSSTELHEVESLPQTLHLWRNQGKGVIRVKRDWIIPPIRVLENSKQVPEDLVQIKSDKIFTSEVIYKLEGPGVDQEPKNLFEIDDKTGVIRSKKPLDREKYNSFTLKAFALSPSGERLENPTTIEIVVLDQNDNRPAFTQSQFIGTVAEFSVPGTSVMSVSATDADDPKTENAFLSYSILGQESIPANAVNKTMFGINNKTGAIYTRDVGLDREAVKSFQLKLQVADMGGMGLTSEGMAIIHVTDINNHAPQFSPASYSMIAEENRKDYEIGRVNVTDRDDRGTGNWEARFTISNDPDGNFAISTEAETNQGILTVVKPLDFEALEEYVLILKVENLNPLSSKAPNLPVSTATVVVTVVNQNEAPHFREDPIHIVVPESVAPQTLLKSNIAFDPDNSDLRYEIIRDPERWLDINRDTGDISAKRTFNMRSPHVKNNVYNAVVKVTDAGGVSTTARVTITLRETNDFPPQLFPLIGSVCKDASRTGSGLVLSALDEDFPPHAAPYTFQMPDDLSVNWTVIQVNDTHAVLHPLVELEAGDYVVAVFVSDSGSPVLSSYAQVNVTVCLCDSFGDCKSEAGAVHGSSMGISFIAIIIIMASIALLLLMLFVAVAVTACGRRHHVKKETGLLVGESEDDVRDNVFNYDEQGGGEEDENAFNIDLLWNPHDAPSTPGSCYPVSGVPRGRQPLRKDAPHNLPSPTYPRRPPADPTDIEDYINDGLEAADNDPNVPPYDTALIYDYEGEGSLAGSLSTISSSSSDGDQDYDYLNDWGPRFQKLANMYDPR from the exons GTGTGGAGCTCCACAGAACTTCATGAGGTAGAATCGCTCCCTCAAACCCTTCACCTCTGGAGAAATCAAGGCAAGGGAGTGATCAGGGTGAAAAGAGACTGGATCATCCCTCCGATCAGAGTGCTAGAAAACAGCAAGCAGGTTCCTGAAGACTTGGtccag ATCAAATCCGACAAGATCTTTACGAGTGAGGTGATCTACAAGTTGGAGGGGCCTGGGGTGGACCAAGAGCCCAAGAATCTGTTTGAGATTGATGATAAAACGGGAGTAATCAGGAGCAAGAAGCCGCTAGACAGAGAGAAATACAACTCCTTCACG ctgaaaGCATTCGCGCTGTCCCCCAGTGGAGAAAGACTAGAGAATCCTACCACCATAGAGATAGTGGTGTTGGATCAGAACGACAACAGACCCGCCTTCACCCAGAGCCAGTTTATCGGCACTGTGGCTGAGTTTTCAGTCCCAG GCACATCCGTGATGTCAGTGTCAGCCACGGATGCAGATGACCCAAAGACGGAAAATGCTTTTCTGAGCTATTCCATCCTTGGTCAGGAGAGCATTCCTGCCAATGCCGTCAACAAGACTATGTTTGGTATCAACAACAAGACAGGCGCCATCTACACAAGAGACGTAGGCTTGGACCGAGAA GCAGTGAAAAGTTTCCAGTTAAAGCTTCAGGTTGCTGACATGGGAGGCATGGGATTAACAAGTGAAGGCATGGCAATCATACATGTAACCGACATCAACAACCACGCCCCGCAATTCAGCCCTGCCTCT TACAGTATGATAGCGGAGGAGAACAGGAAGGACTACGAGATTGGCCGGGTCAACGTGACAGACAGAGATGATCGCGGAACAGGAAATTGGGAGGCCAGGTTCACAATTTCCAACGATCCTGACGGCAACTTTGCCATCAGTACGGAAGCTGAGACTAACCAGGGCATCCTGACTGTGGTGAAG CCTCTAGATTTTGAAGCGCTGGAAGAGTACGTCCTGATTCTAAAGGTGGAAAATCTCAATCCTCTGAGTAGCAAAGCTCCAAACCTCCCAGTGAGCACTGCCACCGTGGTGGTGACCGTCGTGAACCAGAACGAAGCTCCACATTTCAGGGAGGACCCCATTCACATCGTCGTCCCTGAGTCTGTGGCTCCTCAGACTTTACTGAAAAGCAACATCGCCTTTGACCCCGACAATTCTGACCTGAG ATACGAGATTATTAGAGATCCTGAGAGGTGGCTGGACAtcaacagagacacaggagacattTCTGCCAAGAGGACATTTAACATGAGATCCCCGCATGTTAAAAACAATGTCTACAATGCTGTTGTCAAGGTTACGG ACGCTGGTGGGGTGTCAACCACCGCCAGAGTGACCATCACACTGAGAGAGACCAATGACTTCCCCCCGCAACTCttccctctgattggctctgttTGTAAGGACGCCAGTCGTACGGGTTCTGGTCTTGTTTTGTCCGCTTTGGATGAAGATTTTCCTCCCCACGCCGCGCCCTACACCTTTCAAATGCCTGATGATCTATCAGTCAACTGGACCGTTATTCAAGTCAACG ATACCCACGCCGTTCTCCATCCTCTGGTGGAGCTGGAGGCTGGAGATTACGTGGTCGCGGTGTTTGTGTCGGACTCCGGCAGCCCGGTCCTGAGTTCTTATGCTCAGGTCAACGTCACTGTGTGCCTCTGCGACTCCTTCGGGGACTGTAAGTCCGAGGCGGGGGCTGTACACGGCTCCAGCATGGGAATCAGCTTCATcgctatcatcatcatcatggccAGTATCGCGCTCCTACTGC TGATGCTGTTCGTGGCGGTGGCGGTGACCGCGTGCGGGAGACGTCACCACGTCAAGAAAGAAACAGGCTTGCTCGTCGGAGAATCGGAGGATGACGTACGCGACAACGTCTTCAACTACGATGAGcagggagggggagaggaggatgag AACGCCTTTAACATCGACCTTCTCTGGAATCCCCACGATGCACCTTCGACCCCCGGGTCCTGCTACCCGGTGTCTGGTGTTCCCCGAGGCAGACAGCCCCTCAGGAAAGACGCCCCCCATAACCTGCCCTCCCCTACCTACCCACGGAGGCCTCCGGCAGACCCCACCGACATCGAGGACTACATCAACGAC GGCCTGGAGGCAGCAGACAACGATCCCAACGTACCTCCATACGACACAGCCCTCATCTACGACTACGAGGGGGAGGGATCCCTGGCAGGAAGCCTCAGCACCATTTCTTCGAGCAGCTCTGATGGAGACCAAGACTACGACTACCTGAACGACTGGGGGCCACGCTTTCAGAAACTGGCCAACATGTATGACCCACGTTAA